The Verrucomicrobiaceae bacterium DNA window AACCCATGCCCATCCGCACCGGGCCCGTACTAGAGCATCCCGCCCCACCTCACGTGCAGCCAGAGGAAACCCAGATGGCCGCACGCTAAAGAGATGAGTCACGACTGGCAGCGCATACGATCTGACTTCCCCATTCTCCAGCAGCAGGTGAATGGCCACCCACTCGTCTATCTCGATAGCGCCGCATCCTCGCAAAAGCCACGCCAGGTCATCCACTCGCTCGTTCATTACTACGAGCACGACAACGCCAACGTCCACCGTGCACTGCATGAGCTGAGCAACCGTGCCACCGACTCCTACGAGTCCGCACGGCGGAAAGTGGCCCGCTTCATCCATGCAGCCAGTGAGGACGAAATCATCTTCACCCGTGGCACCACCGAAAGCGTCAATCTCATCGCCAACACCTGGTGCATCGCCAATCTACGGCCCGGCGACATCATCCTCACCACCGGCATGGAGCATCACAGCGGCCTCGTCCCCTGGCAAATGGCCGCCCAGCGCACAGGCGCTACCTTGCAGCACATCCCCGTGCTCGATGATGGCACGCTCGACATGCAGGCCTTTGAGCAGCTCCTCACACCGCAGGTCCGCCTCCTCGCCCTCGTCCACATCTCCAACTCCCTCGGCACCATCAATCCCGTGCGTGACATGTGCACCCGTGCCCGCGCCATGGGCGCAGTGACCTATGTGGATGCAGCACAGAGTGCCGGGCACATCCCACTCAGTGTCCAGGACATCGGTTGTGACTTCCTCGCCTTCTCCGGGCATAAAATGTGTGCCCCCACAGGCATCGGCGTGCTATACGGACGCTACGCACTCCTCGAATCCATGCCCCCATGGCACGGCGGCGGCGAAATGATCCTCCAGGTCAAACTCGAAGCCAGCACCTACAAGCCACCACCCGCCAGATTCGAAGCAGGCACTCCAGACATCGCTGGCGTCATCGGCCTCGGAGCCGCCATCGA harbors:
- a CDS encoding cysteine desulfurase; this translates as MSHDWQRIRSDFPILQQQVNGHPLVYLDSAASSQKPRQVIHSLVHYYEHDNANVHRALHELSNRATDSYESARRKVARFIHAASEDEIIFTRGTTESVNLIANTWCIANLRPGDIILTTGMEHHSGLVPWQMAAQRTGATLQHIPVLDDGTLDMQAFEQLLTPQVRLLALVHISNSLGTINPVRDMCTRARAMGAVTYVDAAQSAGHIPLSVQDIGCDFLAFSGHKMCAPTGIGVLYGRYALLESMPPWHGGGEMILQVKLEASTYKPPPARFEAGTPDIAGVIGLGAAIDYLEAIGLENIEKHGLQLAELAVAKLSEIPGIRILGPQTGPRGSLAAFHAEWAHPHDMVEYANSHGIAMRGGHHCTQPLMRRFKVPGTTRASFYLYNTPEEIDRLAEVLHTARKFFS